GTGCATCTAGCAATAAGTAGCTACCCAAGGAGTTaggcagcttgttgtggggttgtatcctggggagggtcagtaattctacCTGGGGGAAGGGGTCCATAGAAGCCTAACATGCATATAAACTGTACGTTTTTGAGACTTCTTTGgcgatgtgttgtatgtgggtgctgcagTTCAGTCTCTTatttatgtataggccaaggaacattccctcatttttattactaatgttaacaCTGTCTATCTGAAGTCGAATTCGATTTAatgatttactaccaaataaaatgcagtagatcttttctatgtttagtgtgagtttgtttgtTGACATCCATGAATgggctttttttaattcattgttgacaatattatttagtacAGTATATGTGGGTTGGAGTCAGAATAGATGAAGgttgtatcgtcagcaaatagtagaagtttaagaatgttagaaacatttggcaaatcatttatgtatatacagtatgaaATAGGAGAAGTCCCAAGATGTGGCACCCCCTATTGTCAATGGTAGAGTGAGGATGTTATGCTATTGATGGctgcatattggtgtctgtcaccgaGATAGAAATGAATATAGTCCAGAGCAAGGCCTTGGATACAATAgtggtgaagtttaagtaagaggtagttatggcttACAGTATCAAGGCCttcctcaggtcaatgaagaggtcaattgggaactcatttttgtcaagggctgagtagattatattaagcagactaataatggcaACATTAGTATTTTTTGGGGaatggaagccaaactggcagagaCTGAATATGTTGAGTTTTACAAAGTAAGAATAGAGctgtttataaatatttttttcaaatatctttgaaagtataagtagatttgatattggtttataattgtttatgtcagctgtctcacctcctttatgaactagtgtcactcttgcttttttttaaggctatcaggaaaagtatgacacagagatttgttgaacagcagagctatgggtcGTGCAAGAACAGGGGCAGCACTCTTATATATCATAGAtggtatttcattatatataaatatataaataaataaataaataaataaataaataaataaataaataaataaataaatgttcccagctttggttttaacCCAAAGTAGTCGTTAAAGGCCacgagtgttagtggccctcaagtAAATTCTGGTAAAATACGCGATATGATGATTCCCATTATCTTACTATCAGTATAAATTATAGTGATTTAAGAAACTCTGTTGTCTTAGAAGAGAACAGGAGCCAACACAAATTAATACAGGTATGTACGAAAGACTTCCTATGGACGAAACACTATTGTGAATGGAACGAACACTGAGAAAAACCTGTAGCTATGTGACCGGTCCCGGGTCCTGTGCACCCGTCCAGATCCTGTACACCCCGTCCAGGCCCTGTACACCCCGTCCTGTACACCCGTCTCCACTACCACACGCCACTCCTGCCTGCTGGAACAGTAACTCTCACTAATTCACAGTTATGACCAACGTTACCGAGTGGATTATACACGTACGGAGATGTCATCAGCTGGGCTGGCtgtcaacagtcaccaccacctgaCTGTTGCTCACCTCATCCACCCGACACACACAACAGCTTTAACACCCTCCACCGACCAGTTACTCACACTGGCGACTGTCTACAGTCTTAAGACAGGTGTGAGGAGAGACAGGAGGCCGCTACAACACTACAGGGAGAGGCCGTGGTGGTCGCCGCCTGCACCAGTAGTCACTAGAGTACTGCggctcccaccctccctctctggCCTTGACGGGTGCAAGGCCTTAAATCCACCACTTTACTCACCGCTCCTTTCGTCCTCCTAACTCACCCCTTGATTCGCCTTCTAACTCATCCCTTGGTTCGCCTCCTAACTCACTCTTTGGATCACCTAACTCACCCCTTGATTTGCCTCCTAACTCATCCCTTGGTCCGCCCCCTAAGTCATCCCTTGGTTCACCTCCTAACTCATCCCTTGGTTCGCCTCCTAACTCATCCCTTGGTTCGCCCCCTAAGTCATCCCTTGGTTCGCCTCCTAACTCATCCCTTGGTTTGCCTCCTAACTCATCCCTTGGTTCGCCCCCTAACTCATCCCTTGGTTCACCTAACTCATCCCTTGGTTCGCCTCCTAACTCATCCCTTGGTTCGCCTCCTAACTCATCCCTTGGTTTGCCTCCTAACTCATCCCTTGGTTCGCCTCCTAACTCATCCTTTGGTTCGCCTCCTAACTCATCCCTTGGTTTGCCTCCTAACTCATCCCTTGGTTCGCCTCCTAACTCATCCCTTGGTTCGCCTCCTAACTCATTCCTTGGTTCGTCCCCTAACGCATCCCTTGGTTCGCCTCCTAACTCATCCCTTGGTTTGCCTCCTAACTCGTCCCTTGGTTCGCATCCTAACTCATCCTTTGGTTCGCCTCCTAACTCATCCCTTGGTTCGCCTCCTAACTCACCCCTTGGTTCGCCTCCTAACTCACCCCTTGGTTCGCCTCCTAACTCACCCCTTGGGTCGCCTCCTAACTCATCCCTTGGTTCGCCTCTCGATTCACTCATTAACTCGCCCCTTAACTCACTCATTAACTGGCCACTTAATAATAATTTAAGAAgggtacataaatacatacattacctgaatttaccttatGTCTATTATCTCTCTAGTGGGATCCATGAGAAcaggaagtcggcggcttgttaaaggtttTCCCTatgttcaaaaataaaaccagggggtgcctaatttcatcctcatagtttcctgtcTAGTGCACTAAGCTCGCACTGTGTCTTGTGTTACTCAagcccccaatatatgtacctaagccattcaacttcattgtaatcactgctatcatcTTATTCATGGTTATTATATTGAACGCATATTTTACATTATACCTAGAAATAATCCTTAAATTacactacaatgtacctgttgataatcctcaaattttattataatgtacctactaatctgaGTCaaattttcttgcaatgtacctgttaacatttctcaattttgctacaaattacccaTGGCTTTACAAGgattaaaaacatcaatgctatgtactctcacaaacccaatataccctcttgtatgtaaataaataaataaatttgttcTGATGGTTTTATCGAGCTGAAGTTGTAAATTCAGCCGTCTTTTGGCATTTAAGGCTTCTGTAgggagttccatgggtttataacagtGGGTAAAAAAAgcgtctcctgttttctgtcctatagttgattggcagttaagagtcgggaccaaagagccaaagctcaaccctccagcaagcacaactaggtgagtacattgtgGCTTGCTGACAGTGAAGCCGTTGCTCCTTGTCTGCgttacatttgaccttttaaGGAAGTTAtctgaatcaatatcctccaaatttgtCAGGATTTAAAAAAATCcttaaagtacctaatttcatcgtcatagtttcctaccttgtgcttcaaactcacactgttatcttgtgctacccactcactcAATTACAATACTTGTTGCCTAGCTGGAactctatgcgtattagtggccttGCAAGAATATAAAACCAAATggtatgtactctcacaacccaatatACCGTCTTGTATGTTATAAGTATTGTATGTATAAGTAAATTCGAtaagatcagccctgtcatgtttggtgtgtagtgttgtgagtcctgtggccctcaaccagtAAGAAAATCAACTTAGTTCTTATTAATTTTCAAACTCCCTACTTACGTTGCTCTATTCAGACCGATCTCTTCATTAAAAACAGCTCGAAGCCAAACGAGAACCCTTTGTAGCAATCGAATgtgatacacctgcccccatgaaggtGGATAACCTTCAATTTATGACATCGACCAGCTCGTGAGGCGTTTAACCTGTCATCTTTAATCTAGTGCCCCTAAAAATCACATGAGAGAAGACCATCACATCACTAACAAGAGAAATACTGAATAAAACACTTGTATATTAGATAAAGCCCAAGATGTAGggcgattacaaattcttgaagccttACACATAAAGGCAGAACAACCCTCCATAAACATTGAAATAACAGGATTATTCATTCTCTCCACTTTGTTGAACCAAGCAAGAAAATTACAACCCTAAGAAGCATTTCATGCATTCTCTACAGCAGGGGTTACAAAACCTTATATTAGCACAAGTTCGCTCCAATCTTGAGCGGCCATCACTTTCTCGGGTGGCCTGTTCCAAGTATTTAACCTAATAAAGGACATGAAGCGAGACGACTTATCTCTAGTCATGACCCAGTTAGTCAGTACAACAGAGCCCTAAACACCGGAGAAATGTTGGCGGTCGTCCTGTTATGTATAAGGCCAATGTTCTCAAGATTTCCCATTGTGGACAACCAGAAGTTGGCAACCACAACACGTTGATATACTCAAAATCCAGTGAACCTGTACCTAAAATCTAAAGATACACGAAGGTTCTGTTGGTACACAGTTGGCTCTAGCTTTATCCTGTTACTGACCTGATTGTAACTTACTAACTTAACACTAAATAAATATTCGCAATTTAAACCTGAATTTACTTAAAACATATAATAAGCTCATCATATAAATGAGTTTCTTAGGTCAAGCTTCAGCAGATGAGCTGATGAAGGATAATCTCTTacgttgcagtttcactaggaacTCCAATGACTTTCCTAATGACCCCCTAGTCTTAGTTTTAAAAAATTAGGTAAATGCTCGAGTAATACAGAAAAGTGGAATAATGTTAGTCAAACTTGTGCAATATTTTTACTTGTCAAAATTACGTTGTGAATGCTAGTAGCTCCGTTAAAATGTATCAATTAATCTCCATTGCCTGTACTAACATAAGCCTGCCTCAAATAATTACAAGTAAGTATATACTTGGTGTTCACAGAGTTCTAACTTTGTATTCATTGTCCCTTGGATGTTAATTTTCTCAGGTTTTACATGCGAAATCCTTAATATTATTCAAGATGGCGTCAACCACGGTAAACAAACACGTAATTCCGTAGTATTTTCTTAATTATTTCGGAAATCGCTCGTCTTTAGCTCATCATTTATAGACGAGGGGAAAAGTGTGGTGTATCTAGATTTTTGTATCAAATTTTAACTTAGTTAGTGGTATGTAAAGAGACTAAAACGCCCAAGACGTTTGACCCAGGAAGTGAAGATTGAGGAAGAGAACTGTTGGTGACCCAACCCACTTGTGTCAGCCTGGGCCGCCCCGCCCCAACCCACAGTtgttgcaggtgttgagggaggcctgTGTGGCGGCTGGTCAACACCCGCCACTATGTCTGTGGTGAGCGACCTTCTTTTTGTCTCGACTGTGGTATGGATGAGAGGTGGTCTAATGATACACTTTGGTACCACTTATATTAGCAGTGTTTGACCATATATTTTGGGCTGCATTCTGTTTAATTGTGTTTTTTTTAATTGTATTTCTCTTGCTGAAGCTGGCACTGCCGTGTTGCTCCATGTCTACACAATGGAGTAATATAAATGCCCTTGACAATACAGGGCAGTTTTGCAAAATATTTTGTTTAGTATTATGTTCCTCGAAAGTAAACATCAATGAAATATCAATGTGAATGAATGTTTGTCTTGCATTCTACATGATCTTTCAGTCATCACATGATGAGGTGAGTTTAATCCTCTTGCTGTAAAGTTTAATTATTATACAGACTCGTGAATTTCATTTTGATGCATTGAGTTAAAACCTGGAGAGCTTGTACTATCATAAGCCGAGTCAAGCGTGGGTGTGTATCGCTACTTATTGGGATAAATTGTTCAATAACTGATAATTATTTTTCATTGTTGGTTGTTACTGGGAGGCAGTGATTAGGAGAGCTCTTATTTACAGCTCAGTCTTATAACAAACCTAAATCCAATGAAATTGTCAGTCACCATGTTTATAAAAAAATTGCCCCCTATGACGATTTGAGCTCTTCTCAAAATGAGGCATTCAAGCTTCTGTTCACATCACATTAGTACATAACACTACCCAGAATGATTCACCTATCTTATCTAATTATACAGTCTATAATTAATCAATAATAAGTTATACAGTTAATCTTTCCTAGCTGTAATCTAACTAGACATAACATAGCTTAGCCTAATCATACTCATACAAAGTCCAGTAATATGTAGCCAGTTGGAAGGGGCGTGTTAAAAAGGAGCAATTCATCCTGATGGAGCAATTCATCCtgatacctaccttgaggttaccttgaggtgcttccggggcttagtgtccccgcggcccggtcgtcgaccaggcctcctggttgctggactgatcaaccaggctgttagacgcggctgctcgcagcctgacgtatgagtcacagcctggttgatcaggtatcctttggaggtgcttatccagttctctcttgaacactgtgaggggtttgccagttatgccccttatgtgtagtggaagcgtgttgaacagtctcgggcctctcggGCCTTGATAGCTGTAAAGTTCATGACGAATGTAATGAGGTTAACTAATGGTTTGTTATGAGGCCATATCAATCATTATATAAGATAACCTACTCAAGTGCAGATTTCTGAAACTATTCAACATGTTTGTTGTGAGGGGAAATTTTTATAGGGATACAATATATGAGTATAAATATACAGACACCATGTATTTATTCATTCTTCtgtaatattgtatatatataagcctcTATAAAATCTTAAAATTGCACATGGCACACATTTTGCCTGAAATACATAAAAGTACATGGTAATcactgcagatgatgagtcacaataatatggctgaagaaatgttgaccaaaccacatactagaaactgaagagacgacgatgtttcggtccaccCCGGACCACTATTAAGTTGATTGTTGATAATCGAAGAAGTCCATTATCAGGTCTataattgacttgataatggtccaggatggaccaaaacgttgtTGTATcttcagtttctagtgtgtggtttggccaaCATGGTAATCACTCATTTGCTGTTGTTAAAAGTTTAGTGTCTCTATGGCTGCCCTAAATGTTCAGACACTGGATGGAGATGTTACCAACAATGGTCTTCATTATTTTTTATTAAGGCCCTTTGATGGAAAGTGAGGGACTGGATTTTTTTCAAGTTGGTGTATGGTTTCTGAACGCCTGAGGAGACAAATGTGAGCCCGGTGTTTGTGCAGGACTATTTTAAATATCTAAATCATATACTATATGATTTATACTATATTATCATATACTAAATGATTTACACCCCTCCAAGGATTAAATTGACCTTCTGAAGCCCTCGATTCCATTTTCTTCAATGAAAACGTCAGATTATGAGAGTAATAAGACACCAATACTTACTACCTTATTTGTGGGATTTGTAaaggtactgtacagtatttagttGTATGTAGGTGCATATCAGAATGAACTCGTAATCATTTTGGTTTCCTGTTCCGAGAGTAGTCAGAGTTCTCCATATTTTTGCTCTTTTGCCCAATTATTCCATGTAACTGAAATAGTAAATGGCGAATTAAGAAAACAAAGCTAAGAATATTACTGCACTAGCTATAATATACAAGACACATCTAGAAAGCGTTTTACTGTATGTGATACAGTACAAGATTTTAAAGCATTTTTATTACAGTTTATTACTATTACAAAAATATCAAATCATTTACTGAGCCAGTTTACTGTACTTGACATGAAATTGGAATAAATGCATCCATGAGTAATTACTAATTACCaattagtaattagtaattaATCTAATTCAGCCCCATACTGAATTAGAGTAATTCAGTATAGGCTATGAAATGTAATAAAGCAGTAATTACTTCAGTACTTTGAAGTTTCTCTTTCCTTTGCAGAATCATGGGACGCCTTTGgaagacttggctgggtctcggtcAGCTGGGTGTCTCAAGGTTTTCATTCAACGAGATTATTCTGAAGGAACCTCAGTAAAATTTCAGACAAATTATCCTACTGAACTTGAAGGAAAAGTTAGTAAGATTGTCTTTGCTTTAGTTTGAGCCAATATTTCTCTTGATTAGCCCCACAAGAAAATTTAATAGATGTGTAATTAGCTGTAAATTTCATGATTACAGTTTTCTTTTGATCTGCACGAGGTATGTCCTCAAGAAAAACCCTCACATAAAATGAATGTACTGTACACATCTTTGTGCCTAGAACCTTCAATCAATGGTGAATACGTTTCTTCTGAATTAATAAAATACTCGTTCCTGTGTACAGTGGCACCTTCCAAATCTTAACCTTCCTCTAACTGATCCCTCTGAAATACAGACCAAATTTGACCACCGAATTTTCCCTGGTTCATTCGATGTCATGAGCATTCCTTTCAAAAATAAGATTTAAAGGGCTGGATCCTGATGGTGCACAATAAAATTAATTGTtccgaaaaaataattttttcttttGACATCGTTAATTAACATTTAGGACTGGATGTCAATTCTTGTATCTTTGGCACCCTTTCCTTCTATCAAGGGGTCTGTTTTGGCCTCTGGTTCCCTCTGGCCCCTTAAGGGCCTGATATGTGAATTGAATGGTGTGGAACTATTTCGATTGCAAGCACCAGAGCCTCCATGGATCCACCAGAAAGAGGTGATTCATTACATTCAGTagttttatattaaataaatgtgCGCACACTTGGTTTCTTATTGGTTCTCTCCCAAAGTCACCTCTACTGCTGTTTTTTCTAATTTTTCCTACCCCAGATATAGTTGTTGGTTAGTAGCACTCCAAATGCAATTGTATTCTAGGAGTGACTGTTGTCTTCCTACTTGACAAAACAGCATGATTCTCTGCATCCCAAAGATTCTGATTGTTAACATTTTAGAAAGGGGCTCTGCCTTCCCTTTTAATTATACAACAATTACTGAAGTAAGGAGATCATCATGAGGAGATGGTGAGAGACTTGGGTACCTTTTTAAATGAGGTAACTCGCACAGAGGTGTTTAAGATCTTTAGGAAAAACAAAAAGCCTCGATGTATTTGTTAGCTTTGCCATTAACAACCATAATGTTACATTCTGCTACTGCTTGCTTTCTTGAACTTGTTGTTCATACCACACCAGTATCTATCCTCTTAGTTGTTTTAGCAGAGAATGATAGAATTATGGAGATTAGTTGAAACATTTAGCGAATGTGAAAAATACTAAATTGAATGTGGACAAAAGTACAATTGATGACGATGGAAGGGAATTAGGTGTATGAAAttagtaattacttaagtgtagttgcaggatgagaactatgctcgtggtgtcccgtttttCCAGTACTGTactgtcatatgatgctttgaaattAATAACGGTTTTGGTTTCCACCACTGCCTTGCttgttgttccaaccgtctaccactttgtttgcACAAGAAAACTTTCCAATATTTTTTCATCACCATTtttgttttcttagcttgaattaatgacctcgtgttcttgaagttgcaTGTTTCAAGAGTTTCTCTTTGTTAATTTTTATCAATTTCTGTTACAATttatgtatgtagtgatcatattgcctctttttcttctaccgtctagctttggcatatttaaaaaTCTAAGCCTCTCTTCATagatcttgtttttcagttctggaagccatttcatAGGATATCTGcatatttttcagtttattgacatgcttcttgagatatggggcaCCATAGAACTGCTGTATATTcctattttggtctcacaaaggtgGGAATGTTGAAGTGCTTGAAGTGGTTGGCTAGTTTTTAGTACTTGGAATGTCTGGCTGATAAATGAGGAATTTGTGTAAATAAAGTTTAGAGTGAATTGGGGAAGGAAATTATCCAGTGTAATGAAAGCCTTGGTTAGAAAGAAAAAGATTGGAAGAAATGTATCCAGCAAACTGTATGAAGGAGTGGTGGTTCCCTCCCTTATGTATGGATGCATTTTGTTGAACAAGAGGACAAATTTATTTTTATCAGAATGCAGTACAGTGCTCTTGTGCATACATTTCCTTACACAATATTAAGCTAAGGGTTTCTTCTCACTCAAAATTTGATAATGTTTTATTTCGTTTTAACAGATTGAAAAATCAGTGTTTGTAAATACAATCAATGACATCAATGGTATGTTTGTTGAGGCTGAGAAGATGTCTTGTGGCCGTTACTGCGAAGGTTGTCTTGGATGTCTAACGGCGTACCTCGTATTTTTTTGCATGGAGACACACTATGAACAGGTTGGTATGCCTTATTTTAACTTTTTCCGAGTTCAATattgtcattgtgtgtgtgtgtgtagatcagTTTTTCATAAATTTAGTATTTAGAAAATAAATATGTATTTCTAGTTTCAAAGTTTTACAGTTAGAAACACAATTATGTTAAAATTAATTCATCTGTAAAGTtgagaattaatttccttacattTCAAACTTCAGAGTCTCTGAATATTATTTTTTACGCTTCAACTGCTTAATAATCTCTCTCTTGATTATGAACTTGCAAAAGAAGTGCATCTTCACTCTAACCTGGCTCTAATGAATTCCCGGTTAGTTGGAACAAATTGTATTTGGTACAAATTGttaagtggaacatacaaatgttcaaTTGAGGATTGTTTGTCCAAGCTGTCGCTGAGGCTGAGTATCAGAATGTGGGTGTGTTATCATTCATGATCCACCTAATCGAAGTGTAAGCAATTTTACAGTGCTTGaaaacttttaataaaacttaaaTACAGTACAACATAATATTTttacaaattatattataaaaatacaGTTCTAATATTTAAAACAATACGCACAGAATAGCCAAAAGTGAATACAGTATTATTAAGCTTCAGTATGTTAATGATGATCATTTTTACCCAAAGGAAGTTTAGCAAAAATACTAAAGTACAACACACTATTATGCATATATTATTTTCAGTCAATAATAATTCAAAatcatatacaatatatatatatatatatatataaaaaatgctTCCAAGCCAACagttgccttcttttgataattaccttaccttaccttaccaagcCAACAGTCAGTACATGTGGTCAAACATCATTGCTGGTTGGTTGGCTTGGTCTGAGATGTTGCTGTCAATTGTTATACTATCTGCACTGTAATTTCTCTCCTTTATTAGCAAGATTGTTTACTAAAGCAATCATAGTGCTGAAGTTTGTAATTAAAATTTGGGATATATTTCCATTTGAGTGAATATTGATTATCAGTGCTTGGAGTGTAAGCTGCCTGCTGGTATGACTGAGGTGAGAgtggttccctccctcccatACAAGCTCCATGAAAAATGTCTAGAATTTCATTTGTTTGGTTTGATTaatgattgtatatataaacTTGATGCCCAAAGGAAACTATTATACAACTATTGTCAGTTAATACTAACTCTAAATACATAAATTTTTGTATACACAAAAACATAAAAATGCTAAGCCACAAATCAATTGAGTGGTGATGTTGTCAATTATCACATTACTGTATCTGCTGTCATTACTGTGTCATTACTGTATCATTACTGTATCTGTAAATGACATATGTAATATGTCATTTATTATTAGCAAGATGTCGTACTGGGGCAGTTATAATGCTGAAGATAAGTAGTTGGAGTATATTTCCATTTGAGTGAAATTTGACACCATAAAATTTTTTAATATTGAAATATTTCTTTTATTTCAGATGATGAAAAAAGTGACTAAGTATGTAGCAGAACAGAATGAACGTGCATGGACTCCTCGTGGTCTACTTATCACCAACCCTATAGAACGTGGACTCAGAGTTGTATCCTTTCTTGCTACCATAATTGATTTGTATTGGCATGCTTCCTTACCAAGTTATGATTGCTTACCAAGTACTCATATATTTTCAAGGTCTTGCTCttcattttattattaatattattattattattattattattattattattattattgtaatgtgAAAATGGAGATGAATTTAAGTTAATTTCCCAACTTGATAATGGCCACAAGATGCTAGAAGTCAATCAAAATATAGAGTCTGAATAACTAGATTTCAAACTCTTGATAGGGaaagataaatttaaaataagaaagtaaatacagtggtacctcggaacacgagtgtccctgtatgcgagtttttcggaatacgagcagaaTTT
The DNA window shown above is from Procambarus clarkii isolate CNS0578487 chromosome 82, FALCON_Pclarkii_2.0, whole genome shotgun sequence and carries:
- the LOC123764375 gene encoding golgin subfamily A member 7 isoform X1; amino-acid sequence: MIFQSSHDENHGTPLEDLAGSRSAGCLKVFIQRDYSEGTSVKFQTNYPTELEGKIEKSVFVNTINDINGMFVEAEKMSCGRYCEGCLGCLTAYLVFFCMETHYEQMMKKVTKYVAEQNERAWTPRGLLITNPIERGLRVIEISVLTEAASTRSQ
- the LOC123764375 gene encoding golgin subfamily A member 7 isoform X2, which translates into the protein MSVNHGTPLEDLAGSRSAGCLKVFIQRDYSEGTSVKFQTNYPTELEGKIEKSVFVNTINDINGMFVEAEKMSCGRYCEGCLGCLTAYLVFFCMETHYEQMMKKVTKYVAEQNERAWTPRGLLITNPIERGLRVIEISVLTEAASTRSQ